One Oscillospiraceae bacterium genomic region harbors:
- a CDS encoding MATE family efflux transporter, with amino-acid sequence MQQNQSQNPMAVEPVPKLMARIGLPIVLSMILQAAYNVVDSAYLARMATGGETALTALSLAFPVQLFMVAVSIGTGVGTNALLARLLGLGDKDRADAAVGNAQFLALVISAVFMLFSAVGVVPYVNSQSAGGSISGEVLSEAIDYLHICCGIPFGIVFFSVYEKTLQATGRSLWSTVAQISGALVNIMLDPFLIYGWCGLPQMGVQGAAWATVIGQLASMGLGLAFHLKLNVELDSSLRYWKPRWDVIRSIYAIGLPAIISQALLTVMTYSLNLILAVMPDVGQNAVTVYGLYYKIQQLIIFAAFGVRDAITPVVAFNYGLRSRARVQQGIRWGLGYTAGLMLLGCAGVELFAQPLAGLFSLSATTHAMCVDCMRIVSLGFLFAGLCIAFQGVFQALECGVESLVISLCRQVLFVLPPVWALTRLVTGPENVSLVWWPLALGEAATLVVALVLYQKRAKKRIDF; translated from the coding sequence ATGCAGCAAAACCAATCCCAAAACCCGATGGCGGTCGAGCCGGTACCCAAACTGATGGCCCGCATCGGCCTGCCCATCGTTTTATCCATGATCCTGCAGGCCGCTTACAACGTAGTGGACAGCGCCTACCTGGCCCGCATGGCAACCGGCGGCGAAACCGCCCTGACCGCCTTGAGCCTGGCTTTCCCGGTGCAGTTGTTTATGGTGGCGGTGTCCATCGGCACCGGTGTGGGCACCAACGCCCTGCTGGCCCGCCTGTTGGGCCTGGGCGACAAGGACCGTGCCGATGCCGCCGTGGGCAATGCGCAGTTTTTGGCGCTGGTCATCTCGGCGGTGTTTATGTTGTTCTCGGCGGTGGGGGTGGTGCCTTACGTCAACTCCCAAAGCGCGGGCGGCAGCATCAGCGGCGAGGTGCTAAGCGAGGCTATCGACTACCTGCACATCTGCTGCGGCATCCCCTTCGGCATCGTGTTCTTCTCGGTGTACGAGAAAACACTGCAGGCTACCGGGCGGTCTCTCTGGTCCACCGTGGCGCAGATCAGCGGTGCCTTGGTGAACATTATGCTGGACCCGTTTTTGATCTACGGCTGGTGCGGCCTGCCGCAGATGGGCGTACAGGGCGCAGCCTGGGCAACGGTCATCGGCCAGCTGGCCTCGATGGGTCTGGGGCTTGCGTTCCACCTGAAGCTGAATGTGGAACTGGACAGCAGCCTGCGCTATTGGAAACCGCGCTGGGACGTTATCCGCTCTATTTATGCCATCGGCCTGCCTGCCATTATTTCGCAAGCGCTGCTCACCGTTATGACCTACTCCCTCAACCTGATTTTGGCCGTCATGCCCGATGTGGGGCAGAATGCCGTGACAGTCTACGGGCTGTACTATAAAATTCAGCAGTTGATTATTTTTGCGGCCTTTGGCGTGCGGGATGCCATCACGCCGGTGGTGGCGTTCAACTATGGCCTGCGCAGCCGGGCTCGGGTACAGCAGGGCATCCGCTGGGGTCTGGGTTACACGGCCGGGCTGATGCTGCTGGGCTGTGCCGGAGTGGAATTATTCGCCCAGCCGTTGGCAGGGCTGTTCTCGCTGTCCGCTACCACTCACGCCATGTGTGTGGACTGCATGCGCATCGTCTCGCTGGGCTTCTTGTTTGCGGGGCTGTGCATCGCATTCCAGGGGGTGTTCCAGGCATTGGAGTGCGGCGTAGAGTCGCTGGTCATCTCGCTGTGCCGCCAGGTGTTGTTTGTGCTGCCGCCGGTCTGGGCGCTGACCCGGCTGGTGACCGGCCCGGAGAATGTCTCCCTCGTCTGGTGGCCGCTGGCCCTGGGCGAAGCCGCCACACTGGTAGTGGCGCTGGTGCTGTACCAGAAGCGGGCGAAAAAACGGATAGATTTTTAA
- a CDS encoding M24 family metallopeptidase, which yields MTTNEKIAALRAAAKAAGADGVLLMTSDPHCSEYLPDYYNALPWFSGFTGENSTLVVNQHTSALWCDGRFYVQADKQLAGTEIQCMHAGSAGVPTVAEYLTANFTAGETLLLDGSCVPATLAEEYAAALAKSGAALKSQDVASSIWDATGERKPLPDTACELLTPAQTGATAADRIALVRAELEKAGATALAVTGLDCVGWLLNLRARDLPCTPLAVAYALVTREACTLFLADGRLNAEDAATLAASGVTVRGYNELVDAVHALPADEVFLVDEKATNYDLYTALTAHKTVAGADPIFALKGIKNPTELENIRECHVRDGVAVVRFQMDLEKAMANGETLYETDIETMLQKRRAEMPGYFEDSFSTIAAYGTNAAMMHYHAEGDVNSKIDPKGFLLVDNGGQYDCGTTDITRTYTVGPLTDNERRYYTYVLQSHIDMARAVFLDYCTGFALDTFARGPVWAHQINYRCGTGHGVGFISGVHEGPQSLRPNNPIIFKPGMTITDEPGIYETDEVGIRIENELECIDLGDNQYGHWLGFAPLTLVPIDTTPVLVDELSRDQITWLNNYHAHVYEMLSPRLTEDEKVWLKNKCAPIGR from the coding sequence TTGACTACCAACGAAAAAATCGCCGCACTGCGCGCCGCTGCAAAAGCAGCCGGGGCCGACGGTGTGCTGCTGATGACCAGTGATCCCCATTGCAGTGAGTACCTGCCTGACTATTACAACGCCCTGCCCTGGTTCTCCGGCTTTACCGGCGAGAACTCCACCCTGGTGGTGAACCAGCACACCAGCGCCCTGTGGTGCGATGGCCGTTTCTATGTCCAGGCGGACAAGCAGCTGGCCGGCACCGAGATCCAGTGCATGCACGCTGGTTCTGCCGGTGTGCCTACTGTGGCCGAGTACCTGACCGCCAACTTCACGGCCGGCGAGACCCTGCTGCTGGACGGCAGCTGTGTGCCCGCCACTTTGGCCGAGGAATACGCCGCCGCCCTGGCCAAAAGCGGCGCTGCCCTCAAGAGTCAGGACGTAGCCAGCTCCATCTGGGATGCTACCGGCGAGCGCAAGCCCTTGCCTGACACCGCCTGCGAGCTGCTGACCCCGGCCCAGACCGGCGCCACCGCTGCGGACCGCATCGCCCTGGTGCGCGCCGAACTGGAAAAGGCCGGTGCTACTGCCCTGGCCGTCACCGGCCTGGACTGCGTGGGCTGGCTGCTGAACCTGCGTGCCCGCGACCTGCCCTGCACCCCGCTGGCCGTGGCTTACGCCCTGGTCACCCGTGAGGCCTGCACTCTGTTTTTGGCCGACGGCCGTCTAAACGCCGAGGATGCTGCCACCCTGGCTGCCAGCGGTGTGACCGTGCGCGGCTACAACGAGCTGGTGGATGCTGTTCACGCCCTGCCTGCCGACGAGGTGTTCCTGGTGGACGAGAAGGCCACCAACTACGACCTGTACACCGCCCTGACTGCCCATAAGACCGTGGCCGGTGCCGACCCCATCTTTGCGCTGAAGGGCATCAAGAACCCCACCGAGCTGGAGAATATCCGCGAGTGCCATGTCCGTGACGGTGTGGCTGTCGTCCGCTTCCAGATGGATCTGGAAAAGGCTATGGCCAACGGCGAGACCCTTTACGAGACGGACATCGAGACCATGCTGCAGAAGCGCCGCGCCGAGATGCCCGGTTACTTCGAGGACAGCTTCTCCACCATCGCCGCTTATGGCACCAACGCTGCCATGATGCACTACCATGCTGAGGGCGACGTCAACAGCAAGATCGATCCGAAGGGCTTCCTGCTGGTAGACAACGGCGGCCAGTATGACTGCGGCACTACCGATATCACCCGTACTTACACCGTCGGCCCGCTGACCGACAACGAGCGCCGTTACTACACCTACGTGCTGCAGAGCCATATCGACATGGCCCGCGCGGTGTTCCTGGATTACTGCACCGGCTTTGCGCTGGATACCTTTGCCCGCGGCCCTGTTTGGGCACACCAGATCAACTACCGCTGCGGCACCGGCCACGGCGTCGGCTTTATCTCCGGCGTGCATGAAGGCCCCCAGAGCCTGCGTCCCAACAACCCTATCATCTTCAAGCCGGGCATGACCATCACCGACGAGCCGGGTATCTACGAGACCGACGAGGTAGGCATCCGCATCGAGAACGAGCTGGAGTGCATCGACCTGGGCGACAACCAGTACGGCCATTGGCTGGGCTTTGCCCCGCTGACCTTGGTGCCTATCGACACTACCCCCGTACTGGTGGACGAGCTGAGCCGCGACCAGATCACCTGGCTGAACAACTACCACGCCCACGTGTACGAAATGCTCAGCCCCCGCCTGACCGAGGACGAAAAGGTGTGGCTGAAGAATAAGTGCGCACCCATCGGACGGTAA
- a CDS encoding GTP-binding protein: MAENKTKIDIFSGFLGAGKTTLIKKLIQEAFKGEKIVLIENEFGEIGIDGGFMREAGIQVNELNSGCICCSLVGDFREALKKVVETYHPDRILIEPSGVGKLSDVTRAVEGVAETLPVVLNSFVTVADVNKVKMYMKNFGEFYDDQVSHASCIILSRTGNASEEKIAAAVAMLAEKNPTATIVTTDWTALTGAQIVSVMDGKRDLVAELLAEAKASNEAHADEDEHEHHHHHHHDEDGDEHECCHHHHDDDDDDDEHEHHHEHGEHCCHHDHDEHDHDHDDDDDHDEHHHEHGEHCCCGHHHHHHDHDADEIFTSWGKETAHKYSREDLDSALEKLDSCAYGMILRAKGIVDGGDTWYEFDMVPGEHEIRACGPDVTGKLCVIGSDLKEHEIAALFHV; encoded by the coding sequence ATGGCAGAAAACAAGACAAAGATCGACATTTTCTCCGGCTTTTTGGGTGCCGGTAAAACCACACTGATCAAAAAGCTGATCCAGGAAGCTTTCAAGGGTGAGAAGATCGTCCTGATCGAGAACGAGTTCGGCGAGATCGGCATCGACGGCGGCTTCATGCGTGAGGCTGGCATCCAGGTCAATGAGCTGAACTCCGGCTGCATCTGCTGCAGCCTGGTGGGAGACTTCCGCGAGGCCCTGAAGAAGGTTGTCGAGACCTACCATCCCGACCGCATCCTCATCGAGCCCTCCGGCGTTGGCAAGCTGTCTGATGTGACCCGCGCCGTTGAGGGCGTGGCCGAGACCCTGCCTGTCGTGCTGAACAGCTTTGTCACTGTGGCCGATGTGAACAAGGTCAAGATGTATATGAAGAACTTTGGCGAGTTCTATGATGACCAGGTCAGCCATGCCTCCTGCATTATCCTGAGCCGCACCGGCAACGCCAGCGAGGAGAAGATCGCCGCCGCTGTCGCCATGCTGGCCGAGAAGAACCCCACCGCTACCATCGTGACCACCGATTGGACCGCCCTGACCGGTGCCCAGATCGTTTCCGTCATGGACGGCAAGCGCGATCTGGTGGCTGAGCTGCTGGCCGAGGCCAAAGCTTCCAACGAGGCCCACGCCGATGAGGACGAGCACGAACACCACCATCATCACCACCATGACGAGGATGGCGACGAGCATGAGTGCTGCCACCATCATCATGACGACGATGATGATGACGACGAGCACGAACACCATCATGAGCATGGCGAGCATTGCTGCCACCATGACCACGACGAACACGATCACGACCATGACGACGATGATGACCATGATGAGCATCATCACGAGCATGGCGAGCATTGCTGCTGCGGCCATCATCACCATCATCATGACCACGACGCCGACGAGATCTTCACCAGCTGGGGCAAAGAGACCGCCCACAAGTACAGCCGCGAGGATCTGGACAGCGCCCTGGAAAAGCTGGACAGTTGCGCTTACGGCATGATCCTGCGCGCCAAGGGCATCGTCGATGGCGGCGACACCTGGTATGAATTCGACATGGTTCCCGGCGAGCATGAGATCCGCGCCTGCGGCCCCGATGTCACCGGCAAGCTGTGCGTCATCGGCTCTGACCTGAAGGAGCACGAGATCGCCGCGTTGTTTCACGTCTGA
- a CDS encoding outer membrane insertion C- signal has product MAKQIPVYLFVGQLESGKTKFIQETMEDPNFDSGDKTLLLVCEEGELEYDPSRFAFGGVHVAQIEDKSELTPENLTALEKKSGCGRVIIEYNGMWLVQELYDAMPDNWLVYQCLATADGTTIKTYAGDNAMRGLLLDKLRGSELLVVNRAEAVNDDESRQLIHKLVRQASRRCDIAYEFKDGSVAYDDIPDPLPFDINAPVIEIPEEFFGVWYMDCMDDPKKYDGKTVKYLAQVCQTPQAGKGAFVPGRFAMTCCVQDIQFVGMPCKYDDYKSLEQRSWITITAKINVKYHPIYKGQTPDSTGPVLTALSVEPAEKPAQDVVMFS; this is encoded by the coding sequence ATGGCAAAACAGATCCCGGTTTACCTGTTTGTTGGTCAGCTGGAAAGCGGCAAGACCAAGTTCATCCAGGAAACGATGGAAGACCCCAACTTCGACTCCGGCGACAAGACACTGCTGCTTGTCTGCGAGGAGGGCGAGTTGGAATATGATCCCTCGCGCTTCGCTTTCGGCGGCGTGCATGTCGCCCAGATCGAGGACAAGAGCGAGCTGACCCCCGAAAACTTGACCGCGCTGGAGAAAAAGTCCGGCTGCGGCCGTGTCATCATTGAGTACAACGGCATGTGGCTGGTGCAGGAACTGTACGACGCCATGCCGGATAACTGGCTGGTGTACCAGTGCCTGGCCACCGCCGACGGCACCACCATCAAGACCTACGCCGGCGACAACGCCATGCGCGGCCTGCTGCTGGACAAGCTGCGCGGCAGCGAGCTGCTGGTGGTCAACCGTGCCGAGGCCGTGAACGACGACGAGAGCCGTCAGCTCATCCACAAGCTGGTGCGCCAGGCCAGCCGCCGCTGCGATATCGCCTATGAGTTCAAGGATGGCAGCGTAGCCTACGATGACATCCCCGATCCGCTGCCCTTCGACATCAATGCCCCGGTCATCGAGATCCCGGAGGAGTTCTTCGGCGTGTGGTACATGGATTGCATGGATGACCCGAAGAAATACGACGGCAAGACGGTGAAATACTTGGCCCAGGTCTGCCAGACCCCGCAGGCCGGCAAGGGTGCCTTTGTGCCCGGCCGCTTCGCCATGACCTGCTGCGTGCAGGACATCCAGTTCGTCGGCATGCCCTGCAAGTACGACGACTATAAGTCGCTGGAGCAGCGCAGCTGGATCACCATCACCGCTAAAATCAACGTGAAGTACCACCCCATCTACAAGGGCCAGACCCCTGATTCCACCGGCCCGGTGCTGACCGCCCTGTCTGTGGAGCCTGCCGAAAAGCCCGCCCAGGATGTGGTCATGTTCAGCTGA